In Saprospiraceae bacterium, a genomic segment contains:
- a CDS encoding BamA/TamA family outer membrane protein, with translation MRQVDPGSCNNSKTNFLPSATNSHDNALIVLSCNDFIQFLSDFVSIFVHPMALHKFSILILLSVSIFSCNTTRYLSPEQALLKQNKIKISGISSEEANFRLKEQILPLQKQKPNKNFLLVFPREWFYFKAKARENKDSWITKTLEKYAEAPSLLDSLACESTRKNFINYMYNLGYFKADANFVIKIKNKKAKVTYTLNTGPRYYINELTYTADDSTIQNIVRHDAENSLLSAGTPLDYNMFQQEKARLSELLYNQGYIEFSPIYIEPLLADTIHLKANLNLHIRNPGLNSPHTKYSIYSVRVNTNYQPSARRDSMSYEIYDSLNFVSLQTPAYILPSILAEKIKIRPDQIARKDLIDETYTNLYKLGTYRFINIEGKIDTQLNNQIQYNILLSPNKKWVFDFGADLNYTSIRQARKTLFGISGFVHLKNRNLFRRAASLSTKLEVGTELDLLQLSDFNSLNIHYSNELSLASFYDFTRSWTLFKFLTKPVSKVSGEPDSRTNIKIGVDYENLVSLYKYTAFNTGIEYDWQIKKRKRFTLKTFGFSLYLPKTTSSFDTLLSNNKFLKESFTNSRLFSSLFLDNLTFYYQSQLKSNRQHSLITSFNISGLEVSALNSIYNKVFNKNSTFAIGEFEFSKFIKTDFDYRFYTNFSDKSKLAMRFATGIIVPFGNSSSVPYIKQFFVGGPQSLRAWNLREIGPGSLNLADSVQSENPTYFSAGDFKLETSIEYRFDMFWRFKGALFLDAGNIWYLPKASGDNDKSGFLTSNFLKEIAIGTGIGIRLDLTYFLFRVDCGFQIKNAYPDQNGNYWIYNSTRTVSLGNLFENSTIHLALDYPF, from the coding sequence ATGCGGCAAGTAGACCCGGGTTCTTGCAACAATTCCAAGACCAACTTTTTACCTTCTGCAACAAATTCGCATGACAACGCTCTTATCGTCTTGTCCTGTAATGATTTTATCCAATTTTTATCTGATTTTGTTAGCATCTTTGTACATCCTATGGCATTGCACAAATTTAGCATATTAATCCTGCTATCCGTCAGCATATTTTCATGCAACACTACTCGATATTTGAGTCCTGAACAAGCATTATTAAAACAAAACAAAATCAAAATTTCAGGCATAAGCTCAGAAGAAGCAAATTTCAGATTAAAAGAACAGATTCTTCCTCTTCAAAAACAAAAGCCCAATAAAAACTTTCTGTTAGTTTTTCCACGTGAATGGTTTTACTTTAAAGCGAAAGCCCGTGAGAATAAAGATTCGTGGATTACGAAAACACTTGAAAAATATGCCGAAGCTCCTAGTTTATTAGATAGTTTGGCTTGCGAATCCACAAGAAAGAATTTTATAAATTACATGTACAATCTTGGCTATTTTAAAGCAGACGCAAATTTTGTTATTAAAATTAAAAATAAAAAGGCCAAGGTAACTTATACGCTAAACACAGGCCCAAGGTATTATATTAATGAGCTTACGTATACAGCAGATGATAGTACAATCCAGAATATCGTTCGTCATGATGCAGAGAATTCATTACTATCAGCAGGTACGCCATTAGATTATAATATGTTTCAACAGGAAAAAGCAAGGTTGAGTGAGTTACTTTACAATCAGGGCTACATTGAATTTAGCCCAATCTACATTGAACCTTTGCTGGCTGATACCATCCATCTAAAAGCAAATCTAAATTTGCATATCAGAAATCCGGGACTTAATTCACCACATACCAAATATAGCATATACTCGGTCAGGGTCAATACCAATTATCAACCTTCGGCAAGGAGAGATTCTATGTCTTATGAAATTTATGATTCTTTAAATTTTGTAAGCTTACAAACACCGGCATATATTCTACCTAGTATATTAGCAGAAAAAATAAAAATTAGGCCTGATCAAATTGCGCGAAAAGATCTTATTGATGAAACATATACGAATTTATATAAACTAGGAACTTATAGGTTCATAAATATCGAAGGCAAAATCGACACACAACTTAATAATCAGATCCAATATAATATATTGTTAAGTCCAAATAAAAAATGGGTATTTGATTTTGGTGCAGACCTTAATTATACATCCATTAGACAGGCGAGGAAAACCCTGTTTGGAATTTCAGGATTTGTACATTTAAAAAATAGAAATCTATTCAGACGGGCGGCTAGTTTATCAACTAAATTAGAAGTTGGTACAGAATTGGACTTGTTACAACTTAGTGATTTCAATTCTTTGAATATTCATTACAGCAATGAATTATCCTTAGCTTCATTTTACGATTTCACCAGGAGTTGGACTCTTTTCAAGTTCTTAACAAAACCTGTATCAAAGGTTAGCGGAGAACCTGATTCCAGAACAAATATTAAAATTGGAGTTGATTATGAGAATCTGGTATCGCTATACAAATACACCGCTTTTAATACCGGTATTGAATATGATTGGCAAATTAAAAAGAGAAAAAGATTTACACTTAAAACTTTTGGGTTCTCACTCTATCTTCCCAAAACAACTTCCTCATTTGATACCCTATTGTCGAATAATAAATTTCTAAAAGAAAGTTTTACAAACAGCAGATTATTTAGTTCCTTATTTTTAGATAATCTTACTTTTTATTATCAAAGTCAACTTAAATCGAATAGACAGCATTCATTGATAACATCTTTTAATATTTCAGGTCTTGAAGTCAGTGCCTTAAATAGTATATATAATAAAGTTTTCAATAAAAACAGTACGTTTGCCATTGGTGAATTTGAGTTCTCAAAATTTATAAAAACCGATTTCGACTACAGATTCTATACGAACTTCTCCGATAAAAGCAAATTGGCAATGCGCTTCGCTACAGGTATTATTGTACCTTTCGGAAACAGTTCAAGTGTACCTTATATAAAGCAATTCTTTGTGGGTGGCCCGCAAAGTCTTAGAGCTTGGAATCTAAGAGAAATTGGCCCTGGGTCGTTAAATCTGGCTGATTCTGTTCAAAGCGAAAACCCAACCTATTTTTCCGCAGGAGACTTCAAATTGGAAACCAGTATTGAATATCGATTTGACATGTTTTGGCGCTTTAAAGGTGCTTTATTTTTGGATGCTGGAAATATTTGGTATTTGCCAAAAGCGAGTGGAGATAATGATAAAAGTGGTTTCCTTACTTCAAATTTTCTTAAAGAAATTGCAATAGGAACAGGTATTGGAATCAGATTAGATCTTACCTATTTTTTATTCCGTGTAGATTGTGGATTCCAAATCAAAAATGCATATCCTGATCAAAATGGTAACTACTGGATTTATAATAGTACAAGAACTGTAAGCTTAGGTAATTTATTTGAGAATTCAACCATACATCTGGCTTTAGATTATCCATTCTAA
- the nth gene encoding endonuclease III: MTRKKRAAIVLETLDRLYPEVSVPLLHSDPFTLLVAVVLSAQCTDERVNQISPKLFKIAGTAAEMALLDRSIIKDVIRPCGLSERKSTAISELSKIIMRDYNGLVPNTMEDLEALPGVGHKTASVVISQAFGVPAFPVDTHIHRLAARWKLSDGSNVKKTESDLKKLFSIEKWNSIHLKIIFYGREYCPARGHDLNKCIICKTL, encoded by the coding sequence ATGACTAGAAAAAAAAGAGCAGCAATTGTTTTAGAAACCTTAGATAGATTGTATCCGGAAGTTTCTGTGCCATTATTGCATTCAGATCCATTTACTTTGTTGGTTGCGGTAGTATTGTCGGCACAATGCACGGATGAACGGGTAAATCAAATAAGCCCGAAGTTATTTAAAATTGCTGGCACTGCTGCTGAAATGGCTTTGCTAGACAGATCGATAATCAAAGATGTCATCAGGCCTTGTGGATTGTCTGAAAGAAAATCGACAGCGATTAGTGAGTTGTCTAAAATTATAATGAGGGATTACAATGGTCTGGTGCCAAATACCATGGAAGATTTAGAAGCATTGCCGGGAGTGGGGCATAAAACTGCATCTGTTGTCATTAGTCAGGCATTTGGGGTACCGGCCTTTCCAGTTGATACTCATATTCACCGGTTAGCTGCCAGGTGGAAATTATCCGATGGTTCAAATGTAAAAAAAACTGAAAGCGATTTAAAAAAATTATTTTCCATCGAGAAATGGAATTCCATTCATCTCAAAATTATTTTTTACGGACGTGAATATTGTCCTGCGCGGGGGCATGATCTAAACAAATGCATTATTTGTAAAACTTTATGA
- a CDS encoding RluA family pseudouridine synthase, whose translation MEELTDFLESGEDLIEIIKIQVDLGQSSQRIDQFLANRIPKVSRSRIQAAILAGLVQVNQKLIKASYKIGGGDQIEFKMPVFHDSTDIIPEDISLNIVYEDDTLLIVNKASGMVVHPAAGVKSGTLVNALAYHLNNHKTRDELLERHRYGLVHRIDKETSGLLVVAKTEFAHAHLAKQFFDHTIEREYIALVWGEPDPPSGRIEGNIGRDPKHRQRQCIFPEGLEGKHAVTHFETIESYYYTSLIRCKLETGRTHQIRVHMKYIGHPLFQDDKYGGDRILKGTIFNKYKQFVDNCFEIMPRLALHARSLGFIHPVTHQKLYFEASLPEDLHALIEKWKNYATSRKEHLND comes from the coding sequence ATGGAAGAATTAACGGACTTTTTGGAGTCTGGCGAAGATCTGATTGAAATCATTAAAATTCAAGTTGATCTAGGGCAGTCTAGTCAAAGAATTGATCAATTTCTGGCAAATAGAATACCCAAGGTGTCCAGGAGCCGGATTCAAGCTGCCATATTAGCAGGACTCGTCCAGGTGAATCAAAAATTGATCAAGGCCAGCTATAAAATTGGGGGTGGTGACCAAATTGAATTTAAAATGCCAGTTTTTCACGATTCAACTGATATTATTCCCGAGGATATTTCTTTGAATATTGTTTATGAGGATGATACGTTGTTAATCGTAAACAAAGCTTCCGGCATGGTAGTGCATCCTGCAGCTGGGGTAAAATCAGGCACTTTAGTCAATGCACTTGCTTACCATCTGAACAATCATAAAACCAGGGATGAATTGCTGGAGCGACATCGCTATGGTCTCGTTCATCGCATTGATAAGGAAACTTCAGGTTTATTGGTTGTCGCAAAGACAGAATTTGCACATGCACATTTGGCAAAGCAGTTTTTTGACCATACGATCGAAAGGGAGTACATTGCTTTAGTTTGGGGTGAACCGGATCCTCCATCCGGAAGAATCGAAGGGAATATCGGCCGGGATCCAAAACACCGGCAACGGCAATGCATTTTTCCCGAAGGTTTGGAAGGGAAACATGCAGTCACTCATTTTGAAACGATTGAATCTTATTATTATACGAGTTTGATAAGATGTAAGTTAGAAACCGGTAGAACTCATCAAATACGCGTTCACATGAAATATATTGGGCATCCTTTGTTTCAAGACGATAAATACGGAGGTGATCGAATTTTGAAAGGTACCATTTTCAACAAATACAAACAGTTTGTGGATAATTGTTTTGAAATTATGCCCAGACTTGCTCTGCATGCCAGATCTCTTGGGTTTATTCACCCGGTTACTCATCAAAAATTATATTTTGAAGCATCATTGCCAGAAGATCTTCATGCGCTGATTGAAAAGTGGAAAAATTATGCAACAAGCCGCAAAGAACATTTAAATGATTGA
- a CDS encoding aminotransferase class I/II-fold pyridoxal phosphate-dependent enzyme: MDVKFNHIESLCASEPKLSNSTEAHQNPIFASSTFKFESIEEGMEIFQSQPGKHVYTRYGNPGIESVAQKIADLESFGTNYNAYGLLTSSGMAALYVALTSITESGNLLITQGNLYGGTTELLHKIITKHGIQVLILDLADEFALETALKTNEGLSKTILVETPSNPTLQCIHLKSICKLAKKYDTKIVVDNTFATPILQRPLNFGADVVIHSTTKYIHGHGLSTGGVVVCAEEKLHKKAWEIMKLVGCNSNPYDAWLINTGMKTLSLRINQQSNNAHFLAQKLQNHSKITKVNYPGLESHATHNIAKEQMHLFGAMLSFSVGSTLEDAKLFCNRLHHCSLAPSLGETDTMVLHPASMSHLKVPSEIRKQYGITDNLIRLSVGLEHPEDILADIEQSIAVI; this comes from the coding sequence ATGGATGTAAAATTCAATCACATAGAGTCTCTCTGTGCTTCAGAGCCAAAGTTAAGCAATTCCACAGAAGCACATCAAAATCCGATTTTTGCGAGTTCGACTTTTAAATTTGAAAGTATTGAGGAAGGCATGGAAATCTTTCAGTCACAGCCTGGCAAACATGTTTATACCAGGTACGGAAATCCCGGTATTGAATCCGTAGCGCAAAAAATAGCAGATTTAGAATCCTTTGGGACGAATTATAATGCATATGGATTATTAACGAGTAGCGGAATGGCCGCGTTATATGTTGCTTTGACATCTATCACAGAATCGGGCAATCTTTTAATAACACAAGGAAATCTATATGGAGGCACAACTGAGTTACTTCATAAGATTATAACAAAGCACGGAATTCAAGTTTTAATATTGGACCTCGCAGATGAGTTTGCCTTAGAAACCGCATTAAAGACTAACGAAGGATTAAGTAAAACAATATTGGTTGAAACGCCGTCCAATCCTACTCTCCAATGTATTCATTTAAAATCTATATGCAAGCTTGCCAAAAAATACGATACTAAAATTGTAGTCGATAATACTTTTGCTACACCTATACTTCAACGACCCTTAAATTTTGGAGCAGATGTAGTTATTCATTCTACTACTAAATATATTCATGGTCATGGCCTTTCCACAGGCGGTGTGGTTGTTTGCGCTGAAGAAAAACTACACAAAAAAGCATGGGAAATCATGAAATTGGTAGGATGTAATTCCAATCCTTATGATGCCTGGCTTATCAATACGGGAATGAAAACACTTTCCTTGAGAATTAATCAACAAAGCAATAACGCACATTTTCTTGCTCAAAAACTACAAAACCATTCGAAAATAACAAAGGTCAATTATCCAGGACTCGAATCTCATGCAACGCATAACATTGCAAAGGAACAGATGCATTTATTCGGTGCAATGTTAAGTTTTAGTGTTGGAAGTACATTAGAAGATGCTAAATTATTTTGCAATCGCTTACATCATTGCAGCCTTGCACCATCTTTAGGAGAGACTGACACCATGGTGCTTCACCCAGCTTCAATGTCGCATTTGAAAGTACCATCAGAAATTAGAAAACAATATGGAATTACGGACAATCTCATCAGATTATCAGTGGGCCTTGAGCATCCGGAAGATATTTTAGCAGATATTGAACAGTCAATTGCTGTTATTTAA
- a CDS encoding metallophosphoesterase family protein, translating into MMKIGILSDTHGFLDDKVFKYFAECEEIWHAGDIGNEAILNQLQSFKPLRAVYGNIDDRHIRATVPETEVFQIYDKKIAMIHIAGKLGNYTSQARDLILLHRPDILVCGHSHILKIAFDDKFKLLYINPGAVGISGFHQVRTMIRIEIKPNFLGNAEVIELGNRSIK; encoded by the coding sequence ATCATGAAAATTGGCATTTTATCAGATACGCATGGTTTTCTGGATGATAAAGTATTTAAATATTTTGCTGAATGTGAAGAGATATGGCATGCCGGAGACATTGGAAATGAAGCTATATTAAATCAATTACAATCTTTTAAACCATTGCGAGCGGTTTATGGAAACATTGACGACCGACACATACGGGCAACTGTTCCTGAAACCGAAGTTTTTCAGATTTATGATAAAAAAATAGCCATGATACACATTGCTGGTAAACTGGGAAACTACACGAGTCAGGCCCGAGATTTAATTTTATTGCATCGTCCTGATATACTGGTTTGTGGCCATTCGCATATTTTAAAAATAGCCTTCGATGATAAATTTAAATTGTTATACATAAACCCTGGAGCTGTTGGTATTTCGGGTTTTCACCAGGTGCGTACCATGATTAGAATTGAAATAAAACCAAATTTTTTGGGAAATGCAGAGGTGATTGAATTAGGTAATCGCAGTATTAAATAA
- a CDS encoding zinc-binding dehydrogenase: MKAIQLKELGSAPLLVDLPEPIEKEGFVKLNVSHSALNHRDVWIMKGQYAGLKYPIIPGSDASGYANESRKIINPGFYWGTDQKAQAKTFQILGLPEDGSFAEMVSVPESNLHMAPTHLDDAEAASIGLAGVTAYRALKVRCNPQPGERLLVTGIGGGVALFILQLATELGLETFVTSSDQIKIKKAKALGAAEGVLYTEEDWDQKLLSINPNGFDLIVDAYAGNSVNKLMKLVNPGGRICFYGGTGGKIQDLIPQQLFWKQISLLGSTMGSPLDFQEFLNWVHEKKMVPIVDSVYDLTNADLAFHRMSNREQFGKIVLRIKKS; this comes from the coding sequence ATGAAAGCCATACAACTTAAAGAATTGGGATCCGCTCCATTGTTGGTTGATTTACCGGAACCTATAGAAAAAGAGGGATTTGTAAAATTGAATGTATCTCATTCCGCTCTAAACCACCGCGATGTGTGGATTATGAAGGGCCAATACGCGGGACTCAAGTATCCTATTATACCAGGTTCGGATGCCAGTGGATATGCAAATGAATCGCGTAAAATTATAAATCCAGGATTCTATTGGGGTACTGACCAAAAGGCACAAGCAAAGACATTTCAAATTTTAGGTTTGCCAGAAGATGGCAGCTTTGCTGAAATGGTGAGCGTTCCGGAGTCCAATCTGCATATGGCACCCACGCATTTAGATGATGCGGAAGCAGCATCTATAGGACTTGCCGGAGTCACTGCTTACAGGGCTTTAAAAGTTAGATGTAATCCGCAACCTGGCGAACGATTGTTAGTGACGGGCATTGGCGGGGGAGTGGCGCTATTCATATTGCAATTGGCTACAGAACTGGGTCTTGAAACTTTTGTAACATCATCAGATCAGATAAAGATTAAAAAAGCAAAAGCTTTAGGTGCAGCAGAAGGGGTGCTTTATACAGAAGAAGACTGGGATCAGAAACTCTTGTCTATTAACCCCAACGGATTTGATCTGATAGTAGATGCTTATGCAGGAAATTCTGTAAATAAACTTATGAAACTTGTAAATCCTGGTGGAAGAATCTGCTTTTATGGAGGGACCGGAGGGAAAATTCAGGATTTGATTCCACAACAACTATTTTGGAAACAAATATCATTGCTTGGAAGTACTATGGGATCTCCTTTGGATTTTCAGGAATTTTTAAATTGGGTTCATGAAAAAAAAATGGTCCCAATTGTTGATTCCGTTTATGATTTAACGAATGCTGATTTGGCATTTCATCGGATGAGCAATCGCGAACAATTTGGAAAAATTGTTTTACGAATCAAAAAATCATGA